One genomic segment of Cerasicoccus sp. TK19100 includes these proteins:
- a CDS encoding glycoside hydrolase family 5 protein, with the protein MPQYTQANSCRTINCNNQGFAAIITLLIMAFLVRMVVKIKAFAETKTHSASVKAHQNPSTAKPLLALNLAHRELQRLTSPYQHVTASADTPIPDDIEMTPETSREDVDATIDDYRNAMKPPLDWCAEKYKLKHFSTLMYFRQKFICFRFVYLSLLILLGLAHTVDAKPRNYPPDPPMEAVNKENWPSEIHVEGNRLVNAEGQEVWLQGVAIPGLEIMPEGHGAVHSTIIAIEDWNANVIRLPIKDEYWYGHGKPTTKSAGQTDGGEAYRLTVDNVINSAANRGAYVVLDHHRYRAVKQEHLPFWAELAERYKNHPAVLFDIINEPHSISWEVWRNGGFVSTEKNGADEAGFLSEEEKKSNQGFESPGMQQLVDTVRETGARNIIVAGGLSWAYDLSGILNGYALDDDTGNGIMYATHVYNWKKGWQEAFLDAAKHYPILVGEVGADVNKMEWLPANIQEDPYTWVPDMLGVIQAHKLNWTGWSFHAWATPVMISDWDYTPTPYWGAYAKRALSGESFELTRLR; encoded by the coding sequence ATGCCCCAATATACACAAGCTAACAGTTGCCGAACAATAAATTGTAACAACCAAGGCTTCGCTGCTATTATCACCCTGCTCATTATGGCGTTCTTAGTGCGGATGGTAGTAAAAATTAAAGCTTTTGCTGAAACTAAGACGCATTCAGCAAGCGTAAAAGCGCACCAAAACCCAAGCACAGCAAAACCTCTACTAGCACTCAATTTAGCACATCGGGAACTGCAACGCCTTACTAGCCCATACCAGCACGTAACTGCCTCCGCAGATACTCCTATCCCAGATGATATTGAGATGACGCCAGAGACCAGCAGAGAAGACGTCGATGCGACAATTGATGATTACCGGAATGCGATGAAACCGCCATTGGACTGGTGTGCGGAAAAATATAAACTTAAACATTTCTCGACATTAATGTATTTTCGTCAGAAATTCATATGCTTTCGATTTGTATATTTATCTTTGCTTATCTTGCTTGGGCTAGCCCACACCGTTGACGCGAAGCCGCGCAACTACCCGCCAGATCCACCGATGGAGGCTGTCAATAAAGAGAACTGGCCCTCGGAAATACATGTTGAGGGTAATCGCCTCGTTAACGCTGAAGGGCAAGAGGTTTGGTTACAAGGAGTAGCGATTCCAGGTCTGGAGATTATGCCTGAAGGTCATGGGGCCGTGCATTCAACCATCATTGCGATCGAGGATTGGAACGCAAACGTCATCAGATTACCGATTAAGGATGAATACTGGTATGGGCACGGCAAACCAACAACCAAGAGCGCGGGTCAAACAGATGGCGGAGAAGCCTACCGACTGACGGTAGACAACGTCATCAACTCTGCTGCCAATCGTGGAGCATATGTTGTTTTAGATCACCATCGTTATCGTGCCGTTAAACAGGAGCATCTGCCTTTCTGGGCAGAATTAGCGGAACGATATAAAAACCACCCAGCCGTTCTCTTTGATATTATCAACGAGCCGCACAGCATATCGTGGGAAGTCTGGCGAAATGGCGGTTTCGTTTCGACTGAAAAGAATGGAGCCGACGAAGCAGGGTTTTTATCTGAAGAAGAAAAAAAATCCAACCAGGGATTTGAATCTCCTGGAATGCAGCAGCTGGTTGATACTGTTCGCGAAACTGGGGCTCGCAATATAATCGTAGCCGGCGGCTTAAGCTGGGCTTACGATTTATCTGGCATCCTTAATGGCTACGCACTCGATGACGACACTGGCAATGGCATCATGTATGCAACCCACGTCTATAACTGGAAAAAAGGCTGGCAGGAAGCCTTTCTCGACGCTGCCAAACACTACCCTATTCTGGTCGGAGAAGTAGGCGCAGATGTAAATAAGATGGAGTGGCTACCCGCGAATATTCAAGAAGATCCCTATACATGGGTTCCTGATATGCTGGGCGTCATACAAGCACACAAACTCAATTGGACAGGTTGGTCTTTTCATGCTTGGGCAACCCCAGTGATGATTTCCGATTGGGATTACACACCAACACCCTACTGGGGAGCATACGCTAAACGCGCCCTTTCTGGTGAATCCTTTGAGCTGACTCGCCTGCGCTGA
- a CDS encoding glycoside hydrolase family 5 protein produces MSDINLHRLTLFCSMICCLIGFNQLSAEQQPTTSNIQKVLFEEDFQGGGASGDWPSKDEISLVYEDGNRFLRLKSIVPGKMVMAYKEIAIEPGVEAIRFTWNERVDGLVKGEKSWFDARIMMEFMDADRGKLSIKPPNPRNSKDTGGWVENSLEFNVPAGAHVIKFMPALFNVKAGTYDIDNISFQQIPKIPKEEDPAYQKRQKALEEVRQRREKAGKTLEEHGSLIVNGDFQTDSNSDGKPDHWGKAKGGISYPTEGENTFMRIESDKPGEMVMYYTKIDIPEGVEALELSWDWRTSNLKPGLQAWHDARIMMKLLDSSGKKTDTQPSAPYTRKNREEWRSYSRQFLVTEDALTLEFMPTLFEVERGTMDLDNIQLKPIEAGVLKEKIAEKKAQKERMHVDAELANKDNWPSELHVSGNRLVDSEGNDVWLQGVNVASLEWNQYGENVLKSTQVAIEEWGANVIRLPVKESYWFGPQGEQYKELINDVITFAANRGAYVVLDLHRYRAPKPEYVLFWQDAATIYKNHPAVIFDLLNEPHSTSWEVWRNGGDIGKKTKQADEDAFLTEQEKEKNAKAFESVGMQGLVDAVRGVGANNVVVVGGLDWAYDLSGVLNGFAIDDTPEGNGIMYSTHVYPWKKGWQRKFLEVAEKYPILVGEVGADVNKMNWMPHDAQEDAETWVPDMIGLIQKYKLNWTAWCFHPKASPRMLLDWDYTPTPFWGEPVKEAFEGKQFSVDKLR; encoded by the coding sequence ATGTCTGACATTAATCTACATCGCTTGACTCTCTTTTGCAGCATGATCTGTTGCCTGATTGGCTTCAACCAGCTTTCGGCAGAACAGCAGCCTACTACTTCTAATATTCAAAAAGTCTTGTTTGAGGAAGATTTTCAAGGCGGTGGTGCGAGTGGGGATTGGCCTAGTAAAGACGAAATTTCGCTGGTTTATGAAGACGGCAATCGCTTTCTTCGCTTAAAGAGCATTGTGCCGGGGAAAATGGTGATGGCTTATAAGGAGATTGCGATTGAACCTGGCGTGGAAGCTATTCGATTTACTTGGAATGAGCGAGTGGATGGCCTTGTTAAAGGTGAGAAATCTTGGTTTGATGCGCGTATCATGATGGAATTCATGGACGCTGATCGCGGTAAACTTTCGATCAAGCCACCCAATCCAAGAAATTCTAAGGATACCGGAGGATGGGTTGAGAATTCGCTAGAATTCAATGTTCCAGCTGGTGCTCATGTTATAAAGTTCATGCCAGCTCTTTTTAACGTGAAGGCCGGCACATACGATATAGACAACATTTCCTTTCAGCAGATTCCCAAAATCCCCAAAGAAGAAGATCCTGCTTATCAAAAGAGGCAAAAAGCGTTGGAGGAAGTTCGCCAACGCCGCGAAAAAGCTGGAAAGACCTTGGAAGAACACGGTTCGCTTATCGTTAATGGAGATTTTCAAACCGACAGCAATAGCGACGGGAAGCCTGATCATTGGGGAAAAGCTAAGGGAGGAATTAGCTACCCAACGGAAGGCGAAAACACTTTCATGCGGATCGAATCCGATAAGCCAGGCGAAATGGTGATGTATTACACCAAAATAGATATACCAGAGGGGGTTGAGGCGCTTGAGCTTAGCTGGGATTGGCGAACGAGCAATCTCAAGCCTGGATTACAGGCCTGGCATGATGCGCGGATTATGATGAAGCTGTTGGATAGCTCCGGCAAGAAAACTGATACACAGCCCTCGGCACCTTACACTCGAAAAAATCGTGAGGAGTGGCGCTCTTATTCACGACAGTTTCTAGTGACAGAAGATGCGCTGACTCTTGAGTTCATGCCCACTCTGTTTGAGGTCGAGCGCGGAACTATGGATTTAGACAACATACAATTGAAACCAATCGAGGCAGGTGTATTAAAGGAAAAAATTGCTGAAAAGAAAGCTCAGAAGGAGCGAATGCATGTTGATGCAGAGTTGGCGAATAAAGACAACTGGCCTTCTGAATTGCACGTATCTGGCAACCGGTTGGTTGACAGTGAAGGTAACGATGTATGGCTTCAAGGCGTTAATGTCGCCAGTTTGGAATGGAATCAATATGGTGAAAACGTATTAAAATCAACCCAGGTCGCCATCGAAGAATGGGGCGCTAACGTAATACGTCTGCCGGTCAAGGAAAGTTACTGGTTTGGTCCCCAGGGAGAGCAATACAAAGAGCTCATTAACGACGTAATTACTTTTGCAGCCAATCGGGGCGCTTACGTAGTTCTCGATCTACATCGATACCGTGCGCCCAAGCCAGAATACGTGCTGTTTTGGCAAGATGCTGCGACGATATATAAGAACCATCCCGCCGTTATCTTTGACTTGCTGAATGAGCCTCACAGCACTTCTTGGGAAGTCTGGCGAAATGGTGGCGATATTGGTAAGAAAACAAAACAAGCTGACGAAGACGCTTTCCTGACCGAGCAAGAAAAAGAGAAAAATGCCAAAGCTTTTGAATCAGTTGGCATGCAGGGCTTGGTGGATGCAGTGCGCGGCGTCGGTGCAAACAATGTCGTCGTAGTAGGAGGTTTGGATTGGGCTTATGACCTTTCCGGAGTGCTAAACGGATTTGCGATTGATGATACTCCTGAAGGCAATGGTATTATGTACTCTACGCATGTTTATCCGTGGAAGAAAGGCTGGCAAAGAAAGTTCCTCGAAGTGGCTGAGAAGTATCCGATATTAGTTGGCGAGGTGGGTGCCGATGTGAACAAAATGAATTGGATGCCCCACGATGCGCAGGAGGATGCTGAAACATGGGTGCCGGACATGATCGGGCTCATTCAGAAATACAAACTGAACTGGACGGCGTGGTGCTTCCACCCAAAAGCGAGCCCACGCATGCTGCTTGATTGGGACTACACCCCAACGCCATTCTGGGGTGAGCCCGTTAAGGAAGCATTCGAAGGCAAGCAGTTCAGTGTCGATAAGCTGCGTTAG
- a CDS encoding alpha/beta hydrolase yields MQNKYCPDITVIRDIDYLGSDREEKMDAYLPSSKYSGPHPAIVLIHGGGWRLSDKAAEREVRIGNDLASNGYAVFSINYLLNIGEKDADGNLKLSRLAWPQNFYDCKSSVRFLRLNAKDYNLNPDRIAVMGGSAGGHLAMMVGSTIYHSAFNQQGLYTNQSNAVSCILNFYGDFDIRGRRVSPFAGAMGKITANNERDASPVTWIDSNTAPMFITHGTLDKTIPVERSRFLVQHLNQLGLNYTYVEIAKGQHSYDLHPEQMDLEATVLTFLGQYL; encoded by the coding sequence ATGCAGAACAAATATTGCCCTGATATTACCGTCATACGCGACATCGACTACCTCGGATCTGACCGGGAAGAAAAAATGGATGCCTACCTGCCCTCGTCGAAATATTCAGGACCGCACCCAGCTATAGTATTGATCCACGGCGGCGGGTGGCGCCTGTCCGACAAAGCTGCTGAGCGCGAAGTCCGTATTGGCAATGATTTAGCCAGCAATGGGTACGCAGTTTTCTCAATTAACTATCTTCTGAATATCGGGGAGAAAGACGCGGACGGAAACCTGAAGTTATCGCGGTTGGCATGGCCTCAAAATTTTTACGATTGTAAAAGCTCGGTCCGCTTTCTGCGACTGAATGCCAAGGACTATAATTTGAATCCAGACCGTATAGCCGTGATGGGGGGCTCAGCTGGAGGCCACTTAGCCATGATGGTCGGCAGCACTATTTATCATTCAGCCTTTAACCAGCAAGGTCTTTATACTAATCAGTCTAACGCCGTTTCTTGTATTCTTAACTTTTATGGGGACTTCGACATACGCGGGCGGCGCGTATCTCCTTTCGCTGGTGCCATGGGCAAGATTACTGCTAACAACGAGCGGGATGCTTCACCCGTGACTTGGATTGACTCCAACACAGCACCAATGTTTATCACGCATGGAACTCTGGACAAAACCATTCCCGTAGAGCGTTCACGTTTTTTAGTTCAACATCTCAATCAGTTGGGGTTGAATTACACCTATGTTGAAATTGCCAAAGGTCAGCACTCTTATGACCTGCACCCCGAGCAAATGGATCTCGAGGCAACAGTTCTGACATTTTTGGGACAATACCTTTGA